The region AAACGCCGTCCGCAAGATCAGCCAAGATCGCTGCGATCTTTTCATCGTCGGCACTGAACTGCTCCGAATCAGATTTCGGTTCGTCAAAAGGTCCAGCCGGTTGGTCGCTCACGGTGCGTACTCGTCACCCGGTTCGCTCTCGAGCAGTTCGCGCAGTCGCCGTACGGCACGCAGGTACCGCATGCTCGCCGCAGGCGGATTGACCCCCAGTACTTCGGCAATCTCTAGATTGGAAAGGTGCTCGTAATGCCGCATCAAGATCATCTCGCGGTCTTGTTCGCTAAGCTGTTCGATCGCCGCTTCGACCTTGGCTGCGATCTCGGCTTGCGTGGCTGCGGCCGCCGGTGTCGGACCAGGGTCCCAAAGCTGAGCAGCCAGTTCGACGGACGATTGATCTTGGCCGCCGGGCATCACCATCGCTTGCTCGCGATCCATGTTGCGTTTGGCGCTAACGCGGTGCCGCCGGTACGTGTCGATGATGCGGTCCCAGGCGATTTGACGAATCCACAAGTGGAATGCCATCGCCGGGTCGTCGAGGTATTTGTCCAGCCGTCCGCTGGCTTCGACCAAGACATCTTGGACCACGTCGCTAACGTCCACTCGCCGCTGGACTTTGCGGTCCAGTCGCATTTCCACAAGCCGCCGTACCGAGACGCGGTGCCGCTCAAGCAAACGGTTCACCGCATCGGCGTCACCCTGTTTCGCCGCGATCAGCAGCGTTTCGGTTTTGTCGTCGCTAGGCCAGATCGATTTTGCCATGGAAGTTCAGTTCGCTCACGTTCGAGATCGTTCTCTACCATCATAGTAGGAAGTAAACACCAAGAGGCGTGCGAATCTCGTTGAATGCTTTGAGGTCATTGTCGTTGATCGCTCCGCGATCATTCGTGCTGATCACGGAGCGATCAACGACCATGGATCAGCGACGATGGTTTTGAATGCAAAGTTGGTTTGCGGCGACCTCGATGACCGCTTCGACGGCGGGCGAACCGTAGATTGCCGCCCCGGTGTGCACGATCAGGTTTTCATGCAGTGTGGCGATGCCGTCGTGATGGGTATGTCCACAAATCACAGTGGTTTTGCAATCCGATCGCTGCTGGCAAAACTCTCTCAATGTCTGGCCGATTTCCCCGCACACGAAAAAGGGAGCCCAGTTGTCGTCGGTCGTTTTGCCTTCGTACCAACATGATTCTCGGAACGGTGGAATGTGGGTCGCGACCAACACATCCGTCGCATCGTGGGGAACCGCAGCGAGTTTGACTTGCAGCCGTGCGGCCGATTCGGCACCAAGTTGTTGCAGCTTTGCTTTCCAGAGGCCTGGCGATGTGTTGCGAAAATCATCGATCTGTTGGAAGTCGTTTAGTTGGATAAACGAATCTTCGTAGTTGCCAATCGTCGCGTCACCCCAGCCATCCTCACCCACTAACACAACCCCGTCGGCCAATGGAATCGGGCCAAGGTCCGTCAGGTAGTTCAGTGCATCGGATTCGCGTGACGCCGCGATCACGTGTTGCCGGGTTTGCGCAATCGAACTTTGATAAAAGTCGTGATTGCCCAGCACAAAGTAGACGGGGACCGCGAATGTGTCGGCGATGTGGCGAAGCTGCAAGACGACGTCATCCCCTTCGGAGATATCGCCGGTAATAAGAAGTGCATCGGGTTGCGTCGATGCGATGCGAGCGGACCATTGGTCCCAATCGCGGGGCGAAACGTGATTGAGATGCGGATCGGTTATCCACGCGATTCGCATCTCATCTCACTTTCGTGTTCTTCATGACATGACGACGGGCTGAAGCAGCCCGTCACGTTGTCCAGACTCAGTTCGTCAAAGCACGCGAGGCCTGAGGATTAGGCGGTTGCTGCGATACCGGCAGCTTCAGCCAACGCTTCGGCCTTGTCAGTTTTTTCCCAAGTGAACGCATCGCCTTCGCGTCCAAAGTGGCCGCCGGCACTGGTTTGACGGAAGACCGGTCGACGCAGTTGCAAGTGGTTGATGATTCCCGAGGGAGTCAATGGGAAGTGTTCTCGCACCAAGGCACACAACTTCGCGTCTTCGATCTTGCCGGTGCCTTCGGTGTCAACGTGAACGCTAACCGGCTCGGTCACACCGATGGCGTAGGCGAGTTGAACTTCGCAGCGATCCGCAAGGCCTGATGCGACGATGTTCTTAGCAACGTAGCGGGCCATGTACGCGGCACTGCGGTCGACTTTGGTCGAGTCCTTGCCACTGAACGCACCGCCACCGTGACGCCCCCAACCACCGTAGGTGTCGACGATGATCTTGCGTCCGGTCAAACCACAGTCACCGTGAGGTCCGCCGACCACGAATTTGCCGGTGGGGTTGATGTGGTACTTGATGTCGCCTTTGTCCAGCTCGGCTGGGATCGATGGCTTGATCACGTTTTCGACGATGAACTTTTTGATTTCATCGTTCGTGACGTCGGGGTTGTGCTGAGCACTAACGACAACGGTGTCGACGCGGACCGGGGTTTGTCCTTCGTATTCGACCGTGACTTGAGCCTTGTTGTCGGGACGCAACCAGTCGACTTCTTTGTTGAATCGAGCTTCGGTGATGCGATTGATGATGCGGTGCGACAATGCGATCGGCATTGGCATCAATTCGGGAGTGTCTTTGCAGGCGTAGCCGAACATCAACCCTTGGTCGCCGGCGCCAACGTCCTTGCCGCTCTTGTCGTCCGAGTTGACACCTTGGGCAATGTCGGGGCTTTGCGTATCGAGCGATACCATGACGGCACAGGTGTTGCCACAAATGCCCATTTCGTCATCGGTGTAACCAACTTCGTTGATGACTTCGCGGACAACGTCCGAATATTGCACTTTGGCTTGAGTGGAGATTTCACCTGCGACGATCGCAATCCCGGTGGTGACCATGGTTTCACAGGCCACGCGGCTGTTTG is a window of Novipirellula caenicola DNA encoding:
- a CDS encoding metallophosphoesterase; the encoded protein is MRIAWITDPHLNHVSPRDWDQWSARIASTQPDALLITGDISEGDDVVLQLRHIADTFAVPVYFVLGNHDFYQSSIAQTRQHVIAASRESDALNYLTDLGPIPLADGVVLVGEDGWGDATIGNYEDSFIQLNDFQQIDDFRNTSPGLWKAKLQQLGAESAARLQVKLAAVPHDATDVLVATHIPPFRESCWYEGKTTDDNWAPFFVCGEIGQTLREFCQQRSDCKTTVICGHTHHDGIATLHENLIVHTGAAIYGSPAVEAVIEVAANQLCIQNHRR
- a CDS encoding sigma-70 family RNA polymerase sigma factor; protein product: MAKSIWPSDDKTETLLIAAKQGDADAVNRLLERHRVSVRRLVEMRLDRKVQRRVDVSDVVQDVLVEASGRLDKYLDDPAMAFHLWIRQIAWDRIIDTYRRHRVSAKRNMDREQAMVMPGGQDQSSVELAAQLWDPGPTPAAAATQAEIAAKVEAAIEQLSEQDREMILMRHYEHLSNLEIAEVLGVNPPAASMRYLRAVRRLRELLESEPGDEYAP
- the metK gene encoding methionine adenosyltransferase, translating into MSDARYLFTSESVSMGHPDKLADRISDGILDALLAQDPNSRVACETMVTTGIAIVAGEISTQAKVQYSDVVREVINEVGYTDDEMGICGNTCAVMVSLDTQSPDIAQGVNSDDKSGKDVGAGDQGLMFGYACKDTPELMPMPIALSHRIINRITEARFNKEVDWLRPDNKAQVTVEYEGQTPVRVDTVVVSAQHNPDVTNDEIKKFIVENVIKPSIPAELDKGDIKYHINPTGKFVVGGPHGDCGLTGRKIIVDTYGGWGRHGGGAFSGKDSTKVDRSAAYMARYVAKNIVASGLADRCEVQLAYAIGVTEPVSVHVDTEGTGKIEDAKLCALVREHFPLTPSGIINHLQLRRPVFRQTSAGGHFGREGDAFTWEKTDKAEALAEAAGIAATA